The sequence TTGGGGGACTAACGCTTAGGTGTGCTCTATTTCAGCTTTAAACAAAAGGGGTATCCCATAAGCCATGAAATGGCTGCTTGGGACACCCCCTGTTTTTGGAGTCGGATAAACGATTGTGCTTGTGAGGACGCTCCGCGAACGGACCGTTGCTCCAATCGCTGTTGTGTCCAGATTTTTTGAATTCCCCTTAGCGGTGAAAATCCGGACACAAAGGCGACTGCTACCGCTTTTCCGCAATCATTCCGTCCTCTCCACTGGTTTCAGCGGAAAAATCATTACCGAAGTGCAAGTTGTGAAGACTGCCCACTGAAATCCTGCTGTACGAAGGCGGCGGGAAACCGGGAAGTCACCGTCAGTATGGCAGCCCTGCGTTACCGAAATCAGGCCAGGGAGCTATTGCGAAGCGAGGAAGGATATGCGCTTGCGGTTCGGAGAATGACGGAACCAGAAAGTGCGTTTGGCCAACTGAAGAACAACCGGGGATTCCGGCGTTTCCTGCTTCGAGGGTTGTCAAAAGTGACGCTCGAAGTCGGGTGGCTTTCGCTTGCCCATAACCTGCTAAAGCAGGCCACTACGGATCAAAAACGAAAACGAGCCAGTCTCCAATAACCCGGAGAGTGGCTCGTTTTTTTGCTTTTACAGCTTCGATGTGTAAAAGGCTGTCTCATACATGAAAAATATCTCCTTTTGGGACAGCTCCTTTTCGAGTGAATTATTCAATTAAAATTACTGCCGATCCACTTCACCATTGCTGGATCGCGGTGGGAGAAGAATAAGCTCTCTTTCGTATCTAGCGCCGCAATCGCATTCATATCCTCTTCGCTTAACTCAAAGTCAAAAATATTGAAGTTTTCGATGATTCTTTCTTTGCGAACTGATTTTGGAATGACAACAACATCTCTTTGTGTCAGCCAGCGTAACACCACTTGAGCAACCGATTTATTATGTTTTTCAGCAATCGATACTAAGGTCTCATTCTTGAAGATGTCATTTTTACCTTCTGCAAAAGGCGCCCAGGACTGAATCTGGACTTGATTGTCTTGCATCAGGTTTTGGCTTTCAATTTGCTGGTTGAATGGGTGAGTTTCAATTTGGTTCACGGCAGGGATGACCTCATTATGGATGATCAAATCCACTAGACGGTCCGGATAGAAGTTGCTCACTCCGATCGCTCTAATTTTTCCTTCACGATACAACTCTTCCATCGCACGCCAAGAACCATACACGTCTCCAAAAGGCTGGTGGATCAGATAAAGATCTAGATAATCCAGTTGTAGTCGTTCAAGAGATTTCTCGAATGCTATCTTTGTCTTTTCATAACCGGTATCGCTAACCCACAGTTTAGTGGTAACAAATATTTCTTCACGTGGTACACCGCTTCGCTTAATCGCTTTACCAACTGCCTCTTCATTCTGGTAAATTGCAGCTGTATCCAGCAAGCGATAACCTGCCAACAGGGCCTCATAAACGGCTTGTTCACACTCGTTAGCATCAGTAACTTGGAAAACCCCAAAGCCGATGATCGGCATCTCAACACCATTGTTCAAAGTAACTTTTTGCATCTAATTCCCTCCTGTTTTAGTTGCACCAGCCATATATTGGATAACCCATATTATATAAGTTAAATCACTTCATGTAATCATCACTACACGCCGTAATTATATCGCTAAGCGCCAATCTTGTTATCAGTGAAAGGAATGAACTATTCTCCAATTTGAAGGGGTATCGCCTTCCCAAAGGCGGAAAGCGCGGTAAAAGGAATTCTGTTCTTCATAGCCAAGCAAAAAAGCTACTTCTTTCAAATCTATCGTTGGATCAGACAAATAGAGCAGCGCCTGCTCGCGTCGGGCAATCGCCAGCAATTGCTTGAAGTTAGTACCTTCATCGGTGAGTCTTCGCTGCAATGTACGATCACTCATTCCGAGCTCACTGGCTACTACCTGAATATCGGGGCGCCCTGCGGCTAAGCTTCGTTTCATGATCCATTTGACCTTATCGATGACAGAGCTTACTCTTTGTTGGTCCACTAGAGAGCGGTCTAGCGCTGGAGTTAATATATCGAGCAAATCTGCATTGTAGGACACAAAAGGAAGTTCTAAGTCGCTCCGACGTACTGTTAAACGGCTACGTTCTGCACTGAACTTAATGCGACAGCCAAAGTAAGACTCAAGCCCTTTAATCTCGCCAACTGGACACGAAAATTCGACTGAATGTGCTTGTAATGAAATACGCGTTCCTCGTCGTCCCATTTCCAGCAAAGAGGCCATTATGATTCCAGCGAGCATAGGCGGCTCTGGCAGTTCACTATATAACCATTCTAATTCAATAGTGCAAAGCTCATCCTTTTCAGTGATATGAAATCGTTCAGGGACACACAGTTGTTTGTAGCGGGCCAATCTCTTCAGTGCATCTCGAAAATCACGTGCATGATATGGAGCCAGCACACTCGGGGGAAGTTGTGATATTTCCAGGTCATTCATTTGTTTGGCAATAATTGCAGCAGGATCATCAATTATTTCAGAGTAGGCTTCCCAAATGGCAAAATACTCGGCAGTATTGACAAATTGAGACTCAGTAAAGATGGTTAGCGGCAATTTCGCTTTACGTAGGATGTCTTGGGCTGAAACATCGATTTGACGCAAGCCAATCCAAAAATTTGCCGGTATATGAATACGGTCTAAAGAATGCGATGACATGTATGGAGCACCTCCTTAGGTTATCTAAGCAAAATGTAATTACATGGATAATCATAAAGTCACTAGCATTATAATTATTAATCATACAGATTTCTAGTGTTATTGTAACCATCAGGAGACGCCTATATACCATCAGGAGACGCCTATATACTATCAGGATGCGCCAAGGAACTGACTTAATAAGTCTATTATCAAACTTCTGCTAGAACAGCTATCGAACTGCTTAATTCTCGCTGTGTCTTCGCGTAGCAAAGGGACCAAGTTCTTATCCCGAGAATAGGACAAAACTTGATCCCTCAAAATTCACTTTATATTAGTTTAGAAATCATAATCGAACCAATCGAAATGAGCCGGTGAGATAGATTTTACACCATTACCTGTTGCATACATTGCCATAAATACACCCGTAAAGCCGCCGGCAACCTCTGTTCCCAACAGCCCACATTCTCCGTGACCGAACCAGACCGGTTCCTGACCGTTATCCGAATATCCAAAGGAATATTGCGTTTTGTCGGCGTGAACGATCAGAACAATGGAGTCTGACGACCAGAGAATTTCATTCTCTACCTTCCACAGCGAGCCCAGCCGTCTGCGAAAGATAAGCTTGCGCTCTTCTTTGCTTCGCGTTATGGCGATTTCATAATGAAATCGTTCATTCATTAACACAGTAATGCCTGCTTCTTCACCATCCTGTTGTGGTGCGAATGTCAGATGTGCAGTAGAGCGACATTCGAAATGCTGCTGTCTTCTGCCAACAAAAGCTGGCACACCCCCTTCATTCAGAGACACTTCGGAACCATATAGTGTTAGATAGCCTTTTTTCTCAGTGAGAGACCACAACTCCTGATCAGTTGAACGCAGGAAATTCCAGAATGAAGCTAGTGTCGTACTATCGAAGTCATCTCTTACTGGAGGAACAGGCTGTGATTGTAGTGGAAGACTTCCTGCTGACATGATTTCGCTAACAGTTCCATTGTCACCGATGATCGGCCAACCGTCCTCTGTCCAATTTACCGGTGCCAGAAAGGTTTCCCGACCGAGATGATGATGCTGAGGATATCCGATGGGCCGAATTCCAAGGAATACAGCCCACCAGTTGCCATCTTGTGTCTGGATTAAATCGGCGTGCCCTGTTGCATGAATGGATTTCTGCTGGCTTCGATGGGACAGAATTGGATTATACGGGCAGCTTTCAAAGGGGCCATCCGGGTGTTTGCTTCGAGCCACAGTGACCATATGTCCGTATTCTGTTCCTCCCTCGGAAATCATGAGGTAATAATAATTTCCGATCTGGTAAAGATGCGGAGCTTCGGGGTATTGGCCCCCAGTCCCTTTCCACACTAGAATAACATCTGAAAGACGCTTTCCTGTTTCTATATCAATTCGGCTCTGGTAAGCTCCTTGGCCCATGGCATCATGAGAGGTCGTATAATAAACTGATCCGTCATCGTCAAAGAACAGATCTGGATCAATGCCGGGCTGATCAACATAAACAGGATCGGACCAGGAACCGTGCGGGTCGTTGGTGTACACATAAAAATTTCCTCCACCCGACACATTAGTGGTAGTCATGTAGAATGTTCCTTTGTAATAACGGATCGTTGGTGCATAAATACCGCCTGAGCTCCCAGCTGTCCTAAGATCTAACTGTTCTGTGCGTGTCAAGACATGACCTATCTGTTGCCAATGTACTAAATCTTTACTATGAAATAACGGTACTCCAGGAAAGTATTCAAACGAACTGGTCACCAGATAGTAATCATCACCCACTCGGCAGACGCTGGGGTCAGGGTGAAAACCACTAATAACGGGATTGCGATAATTCATATACAGATTCTCCTCATCCATTACAATAGTAAACTACTCATTCCAAAGCTTGACACGATCCTGGACATATTTTGTAAATCCTTTTTCCATCTTCTCGACTCCGGCTTTAATCAGATCCTGCTGATAGTCATCCCAAATTTTGTCGAACTCTTCTGGTTTTGCAGTTACAGCTTCCGGGATTCTTTTCCATGTGATATCTTTCATCTTATTAGCCAGAATATTGGATTCATCATCACTCGGCACCGGAATATTCCATGCTGCCCCCCAAGCTTTAACCGGAAATTGGTCTTCTTTCGGGAAAAGATCTAACCAAGTCGTTGCATTATATGCTTGCAGCGTTTCCTTATCGGCAGCCGTATAGGCTTCAATAATTTGTTCCGGGTAATTCTTTGTAATGTAGTTGCCGGTCGAATCTTTAACACCATCACCATAATGTGCTCCAATGTTAGTATAGAACCCGATGCCGGTCTCCTTACTGAATGCAGTGCTGTCATTAATAATGCGCTCCTGTACCTCTTTCGGTACGACACGTTTACCGTCTTGCATAGTATACTGCTTACCCTCAATGCCCCAATTATTTAGAACCTGAACTTGTTCAGAAGCCATGAAATCCAGGAATTTAATCGCCCGAATGGGATCCTTGCAGGCTGTCGTAATACCAATACCCCAACCGGCTATGAAGCCTGTGGACTGGAAGCGATTATCTTTATATTTGTCAGACAGCATTACCGAGTAATGACCATAAGTCTGTTCAGGTTTTCCTGCGGTCTTAAGGGATTTCTCGCCATCCGCATAATCCCAATCGGCATCGATCAAACCAATTACTCGCCCCGAAGCAACCTTGGCCAAATATTGATCATTCTTTTGTACAAAAGTATCTTGCTCGAGCAGGCCGGTGTTGTACATATGATTCAGCCACTGGAAATACTCCTTTTCGCCTTCCGTTCTAAAATGATAGGTCGCTTCATTAGTGTTGGAATCGATATAATATTCGCCATCACCTGACTTACCCGTCGTTTCAGCTGCGGGATTGGTTACGGAGATATACATCCGCCAATCATCTGAATTAAGCATAAGCCCAATATTTTTATTCCCAGTTTCGTCAGTTGGATGTTTGGCTAGATAGGATTTTATAACATTCTCGTAATCTTGAAGTGTTTTAATTTCCGGATAGCCAGCTTCTTTCACAGCGCGGTGCTGCAACTCAAATCCACCGCCTGCCACAAAGGTTTTCCCATCCACAGCTGAATAAGTCGGAATTACATAAATGGACTTGTCATCATTGCTGTAACGAAGACGCTTAATTTGATCACCAAACATTTTTTTGATATTAGGAGCATATTGATCGATTAGATCGGTAAGATCAAGCATAGCTCCGGCATCAACTAATTTATTCAAATCTCCTTTGGGGTTGATGAGGTCAGGGTAGTCACCGCTTGTTGCAATAAGCGCTACCTTTTGTGCAGGGTCGCCTACAGCAAATTCGGCATCAAGTGTCACGCCTGTCTGCTTCGTAATTTCTTTACTGATATCATCCTGCATGTTTTGCCAATTCGGGTTTGCATCTTCACCAAAATAAGAAAATGTGATTGGGGATGTATCGTTCTTAGTTGTAGTCTCCGCCTTGTTGTTTGCTGCATTATTGCTGCACCCGACCACCAGTCCCAATGCAAGAGTTATTACCAATCCTAACCTCGAATACTTTCTAACTTTACCCATTCTTATACCCCCATTTATAATTGCATTATTGTAAAGCATAAGGCAGAGAATCAATAAACGAACGAACCAAAAAGATTTTGTATGCGCTTACGTGTTGTTCAAAATGAACAGACTAACTAGCACCACTCCTCTGTAAATTTTGCTCCCAGTTAATATTATAGTTTTGTTCTGGTCCTTAAACCTTGATTTTAAAGACCAAAAATAGGATGATAGGGACAAATGTTCAGCAATCCTAGATGAAAGGGGAGTTTCGATTGCGAAGTGTTCCTCTAAATTGGTTTACATCCGACGATCAATTTGAGTTTTTTATTCAGTACGGAGGACATCAGGAGGATATGTATCTGCATAATCATGTAGATTTCTCCGAGCTCGTTATCGTACTGCACGGAAATGCTACACATATTGTCAACACGGAAGAATCCTTTATCAAGCGAGGGGACGTTTTTGTCATTGATGGCGCTACTTCTCATGCCTATAAAGACCCTCATGATTTTCAAATTTGCAACGTTATGTATAACTCTGAGCTTCTGAAGTTGGCAGGTCCTGATCTGAGAAAATCAAACGGTTTTCAGGCTCTTTTTATTTTGGAACCGTTTTATCGGAATATCCAACATCTGACAAGTAAATTGAGCTTGCCGATTTCAAGTTTAGACTATATCGCATCACTCCTGGATTTCATGATTGAGGAATATAATAGTGAATTCCAGGGATATCAGACGATGTTACGTTCGCGATTTATGGAGCTCGTCGTACATTTGTCCAGACAGTATGAGAAACAGGAAAGACAAGGGGTTCAAAACAATTTGATGCATTTGGCAAATGCCATTTCTTATATGGAGGATAACTATTTGGAGCGGCTTTCACGTGAGGAAATTGCAGCTAAATCGAATATTTCCGTTAGGCATTTGAATCGGATCTTCCAATCCTATTATCAAACTACACCTTTCGCTTATCTTCAGCAGCTTCGCCTGGAACATGCATGTATGTTATTGAAGAAGACAAAGCTGCCTATTTCAGAAATATCTTACACAAGTGGTTTCAACGACAGCAACTATTTTACTCGCCAATTTACCAAGGTCTATGGCATGTCCCCCAAATTATACCGGAAGGATTTGTAATTAAATTAGGTGTGTACGAATTAAAATGTCCTGATCATGATTGCCGAACCCAGCCCCATAGAGTGTCAATCCACCGACGTTAACGGAATTCTCGTCAACCGCGAAGCGAAGTGTCCAGAATTGTTCCCGCAACTTGATATCTTCGATAGTCACGTCCGACATCCACTCTTCATCTATAAATGTTCCTGAGATGTCAATACGGATCGTCTTCAATAAGCCGTATTGATTCACATTTCGATGCCACCATTCCGGTGTATATTTACCCCGCGCAGCCCTTCCGAAGTCAGCTGGGCTTGTCCAGATTCCAAGCGAAACTCCGTTAAAAGTGAAGCTAATATCAGACGGCCAGTGATCGCTCAGGCCGGGCGCTTCGGACGCAATTTCCAACGAAATTTCAATGGACTCGGGAGTTTGATCAGGAAGTAAATAGTTAGGTGTCTTGTACTCGACGTACCCCCTCCCGAACCACAAAATGGCAGCGTTCACCCGCTCAGGGTCCAGAAAATAGCGTGGGTCATCCCAAACTCCAATTTCCATCTCACGCGTGCCAAGCCCACAGGTAGGATGAACATCAAAAGAAGTATAATGTCCAACTGAAATAGCCTGCTCTCTGATCCTCGCGGATTGGCTGGCAACTGGCAGCTCAATTTCAACTTTTTTTTGTTTCA comes from Paenibacillus sp. 19GGS1-52 and encodes:
- a CDS encoding transposase, with protein sequence MKSCCTKAAGNREVTVSMAALRYRNQARELLRSEEGYALAVRRMTEPESAFGQLKNNRGFRRFLLRGLSKVTLEVGWLSLAHNLLKQATTDQKRKRASLQ
- a CDS encoding aldo/keto reductase, whose amino-acid sequence is MQKVTLNNGVEMPIIGFGVFQVTDANECEQAVYEALLAGYRLLDTAAIYQNEEAVGKAIKRSGVPREEIFVTTKLWVSDTGYEKTKIAFEKSLERLQLDYLDLYLIHQPFGDVYGSWRAMEELYREGKIRAIGVSNFYPDRLVDLIIHNEVIPAVNQIETHPFNQQIESQNLMQDNQVQIQSWAPFAEGKNDIFKNETLVSIAEKHNKSVAQVVLRWLTQRDVVVIPKSVRKERIIENFNIFDFELSEEDMNAIAALDTKESLFFSHRDPAMVKWIGSNFN
- a CDS encoding AraC family transcriptional regulator, yielding MSSHSLDRIHIPANFWIGLRQIDVSAQDILRKAKLPLTIFTESQFVNTAEYFAIWEAYSEIIDDPAAIIAKQMNDLEISQLPPSVLAPYHARDFRDALKRLARYKQLCVPERFHITEKDELCTIELEWLYSELPEPPMLAGIIMASLLEMGRRGTRISLQAHSVEFSCPVGEIKGLESYFGCRIKFSAERSRLTVRRSDLELPFVSYNADLLDILTPALDRSLVDQQRVSSVIDKVKWIMKRSLAAGRPDIQVVASELGMSDRTLQRRLTDEGTNFKQLLAIARREQALLYLSDPTIDLKEVAFLLGYEEQNSFYRAFRLWEGDTPSNWRIVHSFH
- a CDS encoding glycoside hydrolase family 43 protein, whose amino-acid sequence is MNYRNPVISGFHPDPSVCRVGDDYYLVTSSFEYFPGVPLFHSKDLVHWQQIGHVLTRTEQLDLRTAGSSGGIYAPTIRYYKGTFYMTTTNVSGGGNFYVYTNDPHGSWSDPVYVDQPGIDPDLFFDDDGSVYYTTSHDAMGQGAYQSRIDIETGKRLSDVILVWKGTGGQYPEAPHLYQIGNYYYLMISEGGTEYGHMVTVARSKHPDGPFESCPYNPILSHRSQQKSIHATGHADLIQTQDGNWWAVFLGIRPIGYPQHHHLGRETFLAPVNWTEDGWPIIGDNGTVSEIMSAGSLPLQSQPVPPVRDDFDSTTLASFWNFLRSTDQELWSLTEKKGYLTLYGSEVSLNEGGVPAFVGRRQQHFECRSTAHLTFAPQQDGEEAGITVLMNERFHYEIAITRSKEERKLIFRRRLGSLWKVENEILWSSDSIVLIVHADKTQYSFGYSDNGQEPVWFGHGECGLLGTEVAGGFTGVFMAMYATGNGVKSISPAHFDWFDYDF
- a CDS encoding ABC transporter substrate-binding protein, with translation MGKVRKYSRLGLVITLALGLVVGCSNNAANNKAETTTKNDTSPITFSYFGEDANPNWQNMQDDISKEITKQTGVTLDAEFAVGDPAQKVALIATSGDYPDLINPKGDLNKLVDAGAMLDLTDLIDQYAPNIKKMFGDQIKRLRYSNDDKSIYVIPTYSAVDGKTFVAGGGFELQHRAVKEAGYPEIKTLQDYENVIKSYLAKHPTDETGNKNIGLMLNSDDWRMYISVTNPAAETTGKSGDGEYYIDSNTNEATYHFRTEGEKEYFQWLNHMYNTGLLEQDTFVQKNDQYLAKVASGRVIGLIDADWDYADGEKSLKTAGKPEQTYGHYSVMLSDKYKDNRFQSTGFIAGWGIGITTACKDPIRAIKFLDFMASEQVQVLNNWGIEGKQYTMQDGKRVVPKEVQERIINDSTAFSKETGIGFYTNIGAHYGDGVKDSTGNYITKNYPEQIIEAYTAADKETLQAYNATTWLDLFPKEDQFPVKAWGAAWNIPVPSDDESNILANKMKDITWKRIPEAVTAKPEEFDKIWDDYQQDLIKAGVEKMEKGFTKYVQDRVKLWNE
- a CDS encoding AraC family transcriptional regulator, with amino-acid sequence MRSVPLNWFTSDDQFEFFIQYGGHQEDMYLHNHVDFSELVIVLHGNATHIVNTEESFIKRGDVFVIDGATSHAYKDPHDFQICNVMYNSELLKLAGPDLRKSNGFQALFILEPFYRNIQHLTSKLSLPISSLDYIASLLDFMIEEYNSEFQGYQTMLRSRFMELVVHLSRQYEKQERQGVQNNLMHLANAISYMEDNYLERLSREEIAAKSNISVRHLNRIFQSYYQTTPFAYLQQLRLEHACMLLKKTKLPISEISYTSGFNDSNYFTRQFTKVYGMSPKLYRKDL
- a CDS encoding ArsR family transcriptional regulator, with amino-acid sequence MIKANGEPKFMALYEALASEVRWRIMSFIADNEMNVKEIAAKLELSSSIVTMHIRKLEEAGLIGSRRVRQNGGTHKMCYLKQKKVEIELPVASQSARIREQAISVGHYTSFDVHPTCGLGTREMEIGVWDDPRYFLDPERVNAAILWFGRGYVEYKTPNYLLPDQTPESIEISLEIASEAPGLSDHWPSDISFTFNGVSLGIWTSPADFGRAARGKYTPEWWHRNVNQYGLLKTIRIDISGTFIDEEWMSDVTIEDIKLREQFWTLRFAVDENSVNVGGLTLYGAGFGNHDQDILIRTHLI